A window of Bacteroidales bacterium contains these coding sequences:
- the yedF gene encoding sulfurtransferase-like selenium metabolism protein YedF, producing the protein MKIVDAKGKLCPVPIIMTKKAINEIKENESLKILIDNETSVKNVTRFLEENGMKVHTEKKGNVFELTVNKTGNIPESANAEDYCQVEDVKVSNYVVSIQRNRLGDGAEELGTILIKGFINTLPEIDVKPKTIVFLNSGIFLALKDSPVLESLKKLENSGVEILACGTCLDYYKKKEELGVGKISNMYDILERLSKAGNVIYP; encoded by the coding sequence ATGAAAATAGTTGATGCAAAAGGAAAACTTTGTCCGGTTCCGATCATAATGACCAAGAAGGCTATTAATGAAATTAAAGAAAACGAGAGTTTAAAAATTTTAATTGATAATGAAACATCAGTAAAAAATGTAACACGTTTTCTGGAAGAAAATGGAATGAAAGTTCATACCGAAAAGAAAGGAAATGTTTTTGAACTTACTGTTAATAAAACAGGCAACATTCCTGAAAGTGCCAATGCTGAAGACTATTGCCAGGTTGAGGATGTGAAAGTTTCAAATTATGTTGTGTCCATTCAACGCAACAGGTTGGGCGATGGTGCAGAAGAATTGGGAACCATTTTAATTAAAGGATTTATAAATACACTTCCTGAAATTGATGTAAAACCAAAAACTATTGTGTTTCTGAATTCCGGGATATTTCTGGCGTTGAAAGATTCGCCGGTTTTGGAATCGTTGAAGAAACTAGAAAATTCAGGAGTTGAAATTCTTGCTTGCGGAACTTGTTTGGATTATTATAAAAAGAAAGAAGAGTTAGGAGTTGGAAAAATTTCGAATATGTATGATATCCTTGAAAGATTGAGTAAAGCAGGGAATGTGATTTATCCGTAA
- the selD gene encoding selenide, water dikinase SelD, translating to MKKNSPLKFDLLSTVEYGGCSAKLPAKELSKALADLPKISDKNLLVDIETHDDAGVYKINDDLALIQTTDFFPPVCSDAYEFGQIAAANALSDVYAMGGEVLTVLNIVMFPAKVPLEILKEILKGGTDKIIEAGGVIMGGHTIVDEIPKYGLAVTGKVHPQKIITNSAANPGDKLLLTKPLGAGIILAGKRIGEVNDENHQVVLESMKQLNKNASEIMQKYNIKCATDITGFGLIGHALKMAQGSNVTIKIDSKKVPAFAQSLELLDMGCIPGACFRNLEYVENDCMFEKSLSYNHKMLLLDAQTSGGMLICCPDNNVEQMRNDLIRSGYPTTSVIGEVVKKENKNIIVY from the coding sequence ATGAAAAAGAATAGTCCGCTAAAGTTTGATTTGTTGAGTACTGTTGAATATGGCGGCTGCTCAGCCAAGTTGCCTGCTAAAGAACTTAGCAAAGCGCTTGCTGATTTGCCAAAAATCTCTGATAAAAATTTATTGGTCGATATTGAAACCCACGACGATGCCGGTGTTTATAAAATTAATGATGATTTGGCATTAATACAAACAACTGATTTTTTCCCGCCTGTTTGCTCCGATGCTTACGAATTCGGACAGATTGCAGCAGCAAATGCGTTAAGCGATGTGTATGCAATGGGAGGCGAAGTGCTTACCGTGCTTAATATTGTAATGTTTCCGGCAAAAGTACCTTTGGAAATTTTAAAAGAAATATTGAAAGGCGGAACCGATAAAATTATTGAAGCTGGCGGCGTAATTATGGGCGGACATACTATTGTTGATGAAATTCCGAAATATGGATTGGCTGTTACAGGTAAAGTGCATCCCCAAAAAATAATTACCAATTCAGCAGCAAACCCCGGTGATAAGCTTTTGCTCACGAAACCTTTAGGTGCTGGAATTATTCTTGCGGGAAAAAGAATTGGTGAAGTAAACGATGAAAATCATCAGGTTGTTTTGGAAAGTATGAAGCAGTTAAATAAAAATGCTTCGGAAATAATGCAGAAATATAATATTAAATGTGCAACTGATATTACCGGCTTTGGCTTGATTGGCCATGCTTTGAAGATGGCTCAGGGAAGTAATGTTACAATAAAAATTGATTCCAAAAAAGTTCCGGCATTTGCTCAATCTCTTGAATTGCTTGATATGGGATGCATTCCGGGTGCATGTTTTCGAAATCTTGAATATGTTGAAAACGATTGTATGTTTGAAAAATCACTATCATATAATCATAAAATGCTTCTGCTTGATGCACAAACATCAGGCGGAATGCTGATTTGCTGTCCTGATAATAATGTTGAACAAATGAGAAATGATTTAATTAGATCAGGATATCCAACAACATCAGTGATTGGAGAAGTTGTAAAAAAAGAAAATAAAAATATAATTGTATATTGA
- a CDS encoding aminotransferase class V-fold PLP-dependent enzyme, which produces MRVYLDNSATSWSKPSGVLNAINDYLNEYGASPGRSGHQFALRAAREVFETRELIAGLFHAKSSERVIFSANATHALNIALKGILKKGDHVIISHMEHNSMIRPLRYLENLGLIEISIVDCDVRGNINIEKLKNSFKPNTKLVATIHGSNVAGTVLPINQIGEICKSKKVLYLVDAAQTAGFVPIDMQKDNIDILAFTGHKKLYGPPGIGGLCINDDIEIDTLIHGGTGSKSENETHPEFYPDRLEAGTENTVGVVGLKAGIEYIIEKGIENLRKKQLQLVKYFVNQLQEIDEIIFYGPDRNEERLPLISLNIKNIIPSDLAYKLDNEYEIMVRAGLHCSPLAHKAMGTFPQGTVRFSIGCFNTEREIEYTVDSLKKIIFKNKKDK; this is translated from the coding sequence ATGAGAGTTTATCTTGATAATTCGGCAACTTCATGGTCAAAGCCATCGGGAGTGTTAAATGCAATTAACGACTACCTTAACGAATATGGCGCCAGTCCTGGTCGTTCAGGTCATCAGTTTGCATTAAGAGCAGCGCGTGAAGTTTTTGAAACACGTGAATTAATTGCCGGATTGTTTCATGCAAAATCTTCTGAAAGGGTTATTTTTTCAGCTAATGCTACACATGCGTTGAATATTGCATTGAAAGGGATTTTGAAAAAAGGCGATCATGTTATCATCAGTCACATGGAACATAATTCGATGATACGACCTTTACGTTATTTGGAAAACCTTGGATTGATTGAGATAAGCATTGTTGATTGCGATGTGAGAGGTAACATAAATATAGAAAAATTAAAAAACAGTTTTAAACCAAATACCAAACTTGTTGCTACTATTCATGGTTCAAATGTAGCCGGAACAGTTTTGCCAATAAATCAAATCGGTGAAATCTGCAAATCGAAAAAAGTGCTTTACCTGGTAGATGCGGCGCAGACTGCGGGTTTCGTGCCTATCGACATGCAAAAAGATAATATCGATATTCTTGCATTCACCGGTCATAAAAAATTGTATGGCCCTCCGGGAATTGGCGGTCTGTGCATTAATGACGATATTGAAATTGATACTTTGATTCATGGTGGAACAGGAAGTAAATCGGAAAACGAAACACATCCTGAATTTTATCCCGACAGACTGGAAGCCGGAACTGAAAATACTGTTGGTGTGGTAGGGCTAAAAGCAGGTATAGAATATATTATTGAAAAAGGAATTGAAAATCTTCGAAAGAAACAATTACAATTAGTAAAATATTTTGTCAATCAGTTACAGGAAATAGATGAGATAATTTTTTACGGACCCGATAGAAATGAAGAAAGATTACCATTGATTTCACTCAATATAAAAAATATTATTCCAAGTGACCTTGCTTATAAATTAGATAACGAATATGAAATTATGGTGCGTGCCGGATTGCATTGTTCGCCGCTTGCACATAAGGCAATGGGAACATTCCCGCAAGGTACGGTACGGTTTAGTATCGGATGTTTTAATACCGAAAGAGAAATTGAATATACAGTTGATTCATTAAAGAAGATAATTTTTAAAAATAAAAAAGATAAATGA
- a CDS encoding DUF2807 domain-containing protein, whose amino-acid sequence MKTNKYIKALVNTGFILVAGIMTVCAQTTTNKTTLSEFNSIVISAPADVMLVQGTENSISIKEGDLQDLVSTEIKDNVLFIKKAKEDITINFVKLEKLELISPCEVKCETPITSDNFDVRLKGAASEADLNVNVKNLTTSIEGAGDIEYTGTAETHNLTVSGAGDVSAYDLKTNSTEVVINGAGDAKVNAKQELKGTINGAGEITYMEEPVTKDIKINGVGSYGLNNGVSNSDNGDTTKVRFGHKKLLIVGDENKHDSIKKANHKDKFKIYWSGVGIGVNGYLNANNKTTIPAGYDFLDLDYRKSINVSLNLLEKNFPIWKNHINLVTGLGFDFSNYRFSENYILTPKADFITAVYDSAIVYKKNKLQTSYLNVPLLFQFDTNPYGKHNRTIHLSAGIVGGVKIGSHTKQLYEIDGVKYNPKTKDDFNLNPFRYSAMVRVGVGKLDLYASYAMNGLFKKDEGPQLYPFTIGINIAGL is encoded by the coding sequence ATGAAAACAAATAAATATATTAAAGCTCTTGTAAACACAGGCTTTATATTAGTGGCAGGCATAATGACAGTTTGTGCCCAGACAACTACAAATAAAACTACTCTATCCGAATTTAATTCTATAGTTATTTCTGCTCCTGCTGATGTTATGCTTGTTCAGGGTACAGAAAATTCTATCAGTATTAAAGAAGGAGATTTACAAGATTTAGTTTCAACAGAAATTAAAGATAATGTATTGTTCATTAAAAAAGCAAAAGAAGATATTACAATTAATTTTGTAAAACTTGAAAAGCTTGAATTAATTTCACCTTGTGAAGTGAAATGTGAAACTCCAATAACCAGCGATAACTTTGATGTAAGACTTAAAGGTGCTGCATCAGAAGCTGATTTAAATGTAAATGTGAAAAACCTTACTACTTCAATTGAAGGAGCCGGAGACATTGAATATACCGGTACAGCCGAAACTCATAATTTAACGGTGTCAGGTGCAGGTGACGTTAGCGCATATGATTTAAAAACCAATTCAACCGAAGTAGTAATCAATGGTGCAGGTGATGCTAAAGTCAATGCTAAACAGGAACTGAAAGGAACTATTAATGGAGCCGGTGAAATTACATATATGGAAGAACCGGTTACCAAAGACATTAAAATAAATGGAGTTGGATCTTATGGTTTAAACAATGGCGTTTCTAATTCAGATAATGGTGATACAACAAAGGTCAGATTTGGTCATAAAAAATTATTAATCGTCGGCGATGAGAATAAACATGATTCAATAAAAAAAGCAAATCATAAAGATAAATTTAAAATATACTGGTCAGGAGTAGGCATAGGGGTTAACGGTTATTTAAATGCAAATAATAAAACTACAATACCTGCAGGTTATGATTTTCTTGACCTTGATTACAGAAAAAGTATTAATGTAAGTTTGAATCTTCTGGAGAAGAATTTCCCAATATGGAAAAACCATATCAACCTGGTTACAGGTTTAGGTTTTGATTTCAGTAATTACCGATTCAGCGAAAATTATATTCTAACTCCAAAAGCAGACTTTATTACAGCAGTTTATGATTCAGCTATAGTATATAAAAAGAATAAACTACAAACTTCGTATCTGAATGTTCCGCTTTTATTCCAGTTTGATACCAATCCTTATGGAAAACATAATCGTACAATACATTTATCAGCAGGTATTGTTGGTGGTGTAAAAATAGGTTCACACACAAAACAGTTATACGAGATTGACGGTGTTAAATACAACCCAAAAACAAAAGATGATTTTAACCTGAACCCATTCCGCTATAGTGCTATGGTACGCGTTGGTGTTGGAAAACTTGATCTGTATGCTTCATATGCGATGAATGGGTTATTTAAAAAGGATGAAGGCCCTCAATTGTATCCATTTACAATTGGAATAAATATTGCCGGACTTTAA
- a CDS encoding RNA polymerase sigma factor, with protein sequence MTTEEYNKCVDEFSDGVYRFVLHNIRDEDKAKDIVQDSFIKMWEKVNDIEYKKGRSYLFTTAYHTMIDAIRRDKKITSFEDIEYNQQACNKEFFGLKEVVRNAVNKLPEIQRSVVLLRDYEGYSYEEIGEITGLNESQVKVYIYRARLFLKEYIGKLENVL encoded by the coding sequence ATGACAACAGAAGAATACAATAAGTGTGTTGATGAATTTTCTGATGGTGTATATCGATTTGTATTGCATAATATACGCGATGAGGATAAAGCTAAGGATATAGTACAGGATTCGTTCATTAAAATGTGGGAAAAGGTTAATGATATTGAATACAAAAAAGGTCGTTCATATCTTTTTACAACAGCTTATCACACCATGATAGATGCGATTAGAAGAGATAAAAAAATAACTAGTTTTGAAGATATCGAATATAACCAGCAGGCATGCAATAAAGAATTTTTTGGGTTAAAGGAAGTGGTAAGAAATGCGGTTAATAAATTGCCCGAAATTCAGCGTTCAGTAGTGTTGTTGCGAGATTATGAAGGTTATTCATACGAAGAGATTGGAGAAATTACAGGACTAAACGAATCGCAGGTTAAAGTGTATATATACCGCGCCCGCTTGTTTTTAAAAGAATACATTGGCAAACTTGAAAATGTTTTATAA
- the dusB gene encoding tRNA dihydrouridine synthase DusB: MALRIGNIELGENPLFLAPMEDITDKPFRMICKKFGVDIMYTEFISSEGLIRDARKSIAKLDISDIERPIGVQIFGHDISSMQRATELAEESKPDLIDLNFGCPVRKVVNKGAGAALLLDIDKMIKMTEAVVKSTLLPVTVKTRIGWDEKNKPIVELAEKLQDIGIKALTIHGRTRAQLYTGNADWTLIGKVKSNPRMFIPIIGNGDVNSPEIAKELKERYGVDGIMLGRATIGNPWIFRNIKDFFSTGNYCMTPRITERIDVCKEHLELSIEKKGERTGVIEMRKHFIGYFKGLNHFKSFRMILLQTTNREQVLQVLDNIKAAFQE, encoded by the coding sequence GTGGCGTTAAGAATAGGAAATATTGAGCTAGGAGAAAATCCACTCTTTCTTGCTCCAATGGAAGACATAACAGACAAGCCTTTCCGAATGATCTGTAAAAAATTCGGAGTTGATATTATGTATACCGAATTTATTTCTTCGGAAGGTTTGATTCGTGATGCAAGGAAAAGTATTGCCAAACTTGATATTTCAGATATTGAACGACCAATTGGAGTCCAGATTTTCGGTCATGATATCAGCTCCATGCAAAGAGCTACAGAGCTTGCCGAAGAATCAAAACCTGATTTAATTGATTTGAATTTTGGCTGCCCTGTTAGAAAAGTAGTAAACAAAGGCGCCGGTGCTGCTTTACTTCTTGATATTGATAAAATGATTAAAATGACCGAAGCTGTTGTAAAGTCAACATTATTACCGGTTACAGTAAAAACAAGAATTGGATGGGATGAAAAAAATAAACCCATAGTTGAGCTTGCAGAAAAATTGCAGGATATAGGAATTAAAGCACTCACTATTCACGGAAGAACGCGTGCACAGCTATATACAGGAAATGCCGATTGGACATTGATTGGAAAAGTAAAATCAAATCCCAGAATGTTTATCCCGATTATCGGTAACGGCGATGTAAATTCTCCTGAAATTGCCAAAGAATTGAAAGAAAGATATGGCGTTGATGGAATCATGCTTGGCCGCGCAACTATTGGAAATCCATGGATCTTTAGAAATATTAAAGATTTTTTTTCTACAGGTAATTATTGTATGACGCCCCGTATTACTGAAAGAATTGATGTTTGCAAAGAACACCTTGAATTATCAATAGAAAAAAAAGGTGAACGTACCGGGGTAATCGAAATGAGAAAACATTTTATAGGATACTTCAAGGGTTTGAATCATTTCAAATCATTCCGCATGATACTTTTACAGACAACAAACAGAGAACAGGTTTTACAGGTACTTGATAATATTAAAGCTGCATTTCAGGAATAA
- a CDS encoding double-cubane-cluster-containing anaerobic reductase, with amino-acid sequence MADYHEMWASLGLDLKTHDMVLEIVGKAYQDIFLSQKHRPKGMSYFDFVMSEIHGLRIKEIMDAKAQGRKVVGTFCVFVPEELVLAVDAVCIGLCAGAELGFEEAEKFLPRNTCSLIKAAFGFKLAKVCPYIETTDLIVGENTCDGKKKAYESYKDIVGNLYVMDLPQMKSLEGRALLKAEYKKFAQKLEQMSGKKITIESLKKGIEIANNKRRAIHRLASLRSVNPAPISGLDALLANQVFFYDDPERFTASVNTICDELDARIREGVGIAAKGTPRILLSGCPMAVPNWKLPYIIETSNAVIVGEEMCTGERGTQNLVNIKGNTVDELLDNIVERYFQIDCAVFTPNSGRLEHVKEMVKKYKAEGVIHYGLQFCQPYQMESKTLEKELEKAGIPVLLIETDYSQEDAGQLKTRIEAFIERIKK; translated from the coding sequence ATGGCAGATTATCATGAAATGTGGGCAAGTCTGGGACTTGACCTCAAAACGCACGACATGGTTTTAGAAATCGTGGGCAAAGCTTATCAGGACATTTTTCTTTCGCAAAAGCACAGACCGAAAGGCATGTCCTATTTTGATTTCGTAATGAGCGAAATTCACGGATTACGTATAAAAGAAATCATGGATGCTAAAGCACAAGGCAGAAAAGTAGTTGGAACATTTTGTGTTTTTGTTCCCGAAGAATTAGTGCTGGCAGTAGATGCGGTCTGTATCGGACTTTGCGCTGGTGCTGAGTTAGGTTTCGAGGAAGCTGAAAAATTCCTACCACGAAATACATGTTCGCTTATAAAAGCTGCATTTGGATTTAAGCTCGCAAAGGTTTGTCCTTACATCGAAACAACAGATTTGATTGTTGGAGAAAACACTTGCGATGGAAAGAAAAAAGCTTACGAAAGTTATAAAGATATCGTAGGAAATTTATATGTGATGGATTTACCGCAGATGAAATCGCTTGAAGGACGCGCTCTTCTGAAAGCTGAATATAAAAAGTTTGCTCAGAAACTTGAACAAATGTCCGGCAAAAAAATTACGATAGAAAGTTTAAAGAAAGGAATTGAAATTGCAAATAACAAACGCAGAGCAATTCATCGATTGGCTTCGCTTCGCAGTGTTAATCCTGCACCAATATCAGGACTTGATGCATTGCTTGCTAACCAGGTATTTTTCTATGATGATCCTGAAAGATTCACGGCTTCTGTTAATACGATTTGCGATGAGCTTGATGCTCGTATCAGAGAAGGTGTAGGTATTGCAGCTAAAGGCACACCAAGAATTCTTCTATCAGGTTGTCCTATGGCTGTACCTAATTGGAAATTGCCATACATCATCGAAACTTCAAACGCTGTTATTGTTGGTGAAGAAATGTGTACAGGTGAACGAGGCACACAAAATCTTGTTAATATAAAAGGCAATACTGTTGATGAATTGCTTGATAATATTGTTGAACGATATTTCCAGATTGATTGTGCTGTATTCACTCCAAATTCAGGTCGATTGGAACATGTAAAAGAAATGGTAAAAAAATATAAAGCTGAAGGAGTAATACATTATGGGCTACAATTCTGCCAGCCTTATCAGATGGAAAGTAAAACTTTGGAAAAAGAACTGGAAAAAGCCGGTATTCCTGTATTGTTAATTGAAACCGATTACAGTCAGGAAGACGCAGGTCAGTTGAAAACAAGAATTGAAGCTTTTATAGAAAGAATTAAAAAATAA
- a CDS encoding energy transducer TonB: MKTKNVNLDDVVFEERNKNYGAFLLRKSYNKNVAIALFLALLFFFCVIAYPLLAGLTDNISSKIETKVDCNFTELSEPPEKQEIQLPELPEPLPVERYTVPILVDSAVIDDDGGLADLMYNTQNGTPPDIGDGGIIVVKEPEKNSPIEPISNNEVFLNVQEMPEFIGGIEKMHEYLSKNIVYPQIAKDNGIKGKVHVKFVVEKDGSISNVTLLNDIGGGCGEEALRVINSMPKWRPGKQNSTTVRVWFVLPIHFDLIEK, from the coding sequence ATGAAAACAAAAAACGTTAATCTTGATGATGTAGTTTTTGAAGAGCGTAACAAAAACTACGGTGCCTTCCTCCTAAGGAAAAGCTACAATAAAAATGTAGCCATTGCCTTATTCCTTGCTCTGCTATTTTTTTTCTGTGTTATTGCCTATCCATTGTTAGCTGGATTAACAGATAATATAAGCAGTAAAATTGAAACAAAGGTTGATTGCAATTTTACTGAACTTAGCGAACCTCCTGAAAAACAAGAAATCCAACTTCCCGAGTTACCAGAGCCATTACCAGTTGAACGTTATACTGTACCAATATTAGTTGATAGTGCAGTAATAGATGATGATGGTGGTCTTGCAGACCTTATGTATAATACACAAAACGGAACTCCTCCTGACATAGGTGATGGCGGAATAATAGTTGTAAAAGAACCGGAAAAAAATTCACCTATTGAACCAATTTCAAACAATGAAGTTTTTTTAAATGTTCAGGAAATGCCTGAATTTATTGGGGGGATTGAAAAAATGCACGAATACCTTTCAAAAAATATAGTTTATCCACAAATCGCTAAAGATAACGGAATAAAAGGAAAAGTACATGTTAAATTTGTAGTTGAAAAAGATGGTAGTATTTCTAATGTAACATTATTGAATGATATTGGCGGAGGTTGTGGAGAAGAAGCTCTGCGAGTAATTAATTCAATGCCCAAATGGAGACCGGGAAAACAAAACAGTACAACAGTAAGGGTTTGGTTTGTTCTTCCAATACACTTTGATTTAATTGAAAAATAA
- a CDS encoding HAD family phosphatase, with the protein MIKNLIFDLGGVILNIDFSKSIEEFRKLGITNIDELFSRYSQSKLFDMFEKGNISEKEFIANLKKTIEKPVTNNQIYNAWNAMLLDFPMDRIELLKELNKKYRIFLLSNTNVIHNSVYNELLNKKYGINDLTMLFEEAYYSFKLHMRKPDKEIFEYVLKGSKLNEEETVFIDDSPVNIKTAEKLGMKVVLYNPEDSLKDVLLENKIQ; encoded by the coding sequence ATGATAAAAAATTTAATTTTCGATTTAGGTGGTGTTATCCTGAATATCGATTTTTCAAAGTCTATTGAAGAATTCAGAAAACTAGGGATTACTAATATTGATGAATTATTTTCCCGATATTCTCAAAGTAAATTGTTTGATATGTTTGAAAAAGGAAATATATCAGAAAAAGAATTTATTGCTAATTTGAAAAAAACAATTGAAAAACCAGTTACAAATAACCAAATATATAACGCATGGAATGCTATGCTCCTTGATTTTCCAATGGACAGAATAGAATTACTTAAAGAGTTAAATAAAAAATATCGTATTTTCCTTTTAAGTAATACCAATGTAATTCATAATTCTGTATATAATGAACTATTAAATAAAAAATATGGAATAAATGATTTAACAATGCTTTTTGAAGAAGCATATTATTCGTTTAAACTTCATATGCGAAAACCGGATAAAGAAATTTTTGAATATGTTTTGAAAGGCAGTAAACTTAATGAAGAAGAAACTGTATTTATTGATGATTCGCCTGTTAATATAAAAACTGCTGAAAAACTGGGGATGAAAGTAGTTTTATATAACCCGGAAGATTCGTTAAAAGATGTTTTATTAGAAAATAAAATCCAATAA
- a CDS encoding acyl-CoA dehydratase activase, whose translation MISAGIDIGSRTIKLVVVEDGKIKVVRKSENSFDTIKVFNELLKDVSYDAITSTGYGRHFFGEYFKCEIISEIKAFAIGAKNILPSCKTILDIGGQDTKAILLDEKGKLKKFEMNDKCAAGTGRFLEIMAMALRYKLDEFGDMALTTDETSNVNSMCTVFAESEVVSMLAHGAERTKVARGIHQSVVNRSATLLKRVGIEDDILFAGGVAYNNCMLYLLEQQLQKKIFVPKDPQIIGALGAAMHCNLN comes from the coding sequence ATGATTTCAGCAGGAATAGATATAGGTTCACGAACAATAAAACTTGTTGTTGTTGAAGATGGAAAAATCAAAGTAGTAAGAAAATCAGAAAATTCTTTTGATACTATAAAAGTGTTTAATGAACTTTTAAAAGATGTTTCTTATGATGCAATTACTTCAACAGGATATGGAAGACATTTTTTCGGTGAATATTTTAAATGCGAAATTATCAGTGAAATCAAGGCTTTTGCAATAGGAGCAAAAAATATTTTGCCTTCTTGCAAAACAATTCTTGATATTGGAGGACAGGATACAAAAGCAATATTGCTTGATGAAAAAGGTAAGTTGAAAAAATTTGAAATGAACGACAAATGTGCTGCAGGCACCGGGCGTTTCCTCGAAATCATGGCAATGGCATTGCGTTATAAATTGGATGAATTTGGCGATATGGCATTGACAACAGATGAAACATCGAATGTAAATAGCATGTGTACTGTATTTGCAGAATCGGAAGTTGTATCGATGCTTGCACATGGCGCTGAAAGAACAAAAGTAGCAAGAGGAATACATCAATCAGTTGTAAACAGATCGGCTACACTGCTTAAAAGAGTAGGAATTGAAGATGATATTCTTTTTGCTGGTGGAGTAGCTTATAATAATTGTATGTTGTATTTACTCGAACAACAATTACAGAAAAAAATTTTTGTTCCGAAAGACCCACAGATAATTGGAGCATTAGGCGCCGCTATGCATTGTAATTTAAATTAA
- a CDS encoding DUF3343 domain-containing protein, translated as MKNFILIFESIHHVLKAEKILATNKISFDIIPTPKEFSSDCGMSVRVSFSEDMEMIKSLLKKNNLNFKIHEKE; from the coding sequence ATGAAAAATTTTATCCTGATATTTGAATCAATTCATCATGTTCTGAAAGCGGAAAAAATTCTGGCGACGAATAAAATCAGTTTTGATATTATTCCAACGCCAAAGGAATTTTCATCCGATTGCGGAATGTCAGTAAGGGTAAGCTTTTCAGAAGATATGGAAATGATAAAATCATTACTAAAGAAAAATAATTTGAATTTTAAGATTCATGAAAAAGAATAG
- a CDS encoding CPBP family intramembrane metalloprotease — MGTFFWGSNIMGNLASIDAADSSSIALQKYFQIVSQFGMFIFPVLLFAFLDGGNISSYLKINIKPSLRILILSGCCILLALPFINFLSEINMKMKLPESFAGIEQWMRESEDKAGQVTVMFLNVSTIWGFLINLFMIGIIPAVGEEFLFRGVVQPLFFKWTKNIHVAVIISAFLFSAIHFQFYGFIPRFLMGVLLGYSFVWTGSLWVPIFIHFVNNSAAVIVSYLVNNQSASNAFDTIGTGENALMPVIISIIFTTTTLFLIYQISKKKNIHIL; from the coding sequence ATGGGTACATTTTTTTGGGGAAGCAACATAATGGGGAATCTTGCATCAATAGATGCTGCTGATAGTTCATCCATAGCATTACAAAAATATTTTCAAATTGTAAGTCAGTTTGGAATGTTTATTTTTCCGGTATTATTATTTGCATTCCTTGATGGAGGAAATATTTCTTCCTATTTAAAAATAAACATAAAACCTTCTTTAAGAATATTAATTCTTTCAGGATGCTGCATATTGCTTGCATTACCATTTATTAATTTCCTTTCGGAAATAAATATGAAAATGAAATTACCTGAATCGTTTGCAGGCATTGAGCAGTGGATGCGTGAATCGGAAGATAAAGCAGGTCAGGTTACAGTAATGTTTTTAAATGTATCAACAATTTGGGGTTTCCTGATAAATCTTTTTATGATAGGTATTATTCCTGCAGTTGGCGAAGAATTTTTATTCAGGGGAGTTGTTCAACCTTTATTTTTTAAATGGACAAAAAATATTCATGTTGCAGTTATTATATCCGCATTTTTATTCAGCGCTATACATTTTCAATTTTATGGATTTATTCCGCGCTTTCTTATGGGTGTACTTTTAGGTTATTCATTTGTATGGACGGGTTCTTTATGGGTTCCTATATTCATCCATTTTGTAAATAATTCGGCAGCAGTAATTGTATCTTACCTGGTAAATAATCAATCCGCTTCAAATGCTTTTGATACAATAGGTACCGGTGAAAATGCATTGATGCCGGTAATCATCAGTATAATATTTACAACCACCACTTTGTTTCTAATTTATCAAATATCGAAAAAGAAAAATATTCATATTTTATAA